The Myxococcota bacterium genome has a segment encoding these proteins:
- a CDS encoding HAMP domain-containing sensor histidine kinase, whose product MHRRSIGTPLVVGIVGVLLLLLLAAGWQVLVLADFEPRLDPRPGLGVTDWIFLVLGTLFFGLVLAGLVWLCVWLVQEMRLNQRQRAFIDAVTHELKTPLASFRLYLDTIASHDLDPERRGTFVARMRDDLERLDHTVDQVLAAARAEERSARPPGRVALAPLLAGCVEDVRERNRLPAEAVRVVREAASVVRGDAAELGIVFRNLLQNAIQYSHDPVEVRVGVRDVGDGRVRVEIEDNGIGIPPTELRKIFQRFYRAGRDVQRRAAGLGLGLFIVRGLLRRQGGRVVAESAGAGQGSRFVVTLRAAPRGEA is encoded by the coding sequence GCTCGCCGACTTCGAGCCGCGCCTCGACCCGCGTCCGGGCCTCGGCGTCACCGACTGGATCTTCCTCGTGCTCGGGACGCTCTTCTTCGGGCTCGTGCTCGCCGGGCTCGTGTGGCTCTGCGTCTGGCTCGTGCAGGAGATGCGGCTCAACCAGCGCCAGCGCGCCTTCATCGATGCGGTCACGCACGAGCTCAAGACGCCGCTCGCGTCGTTCCGTCTCTACCTCGACACGATCGCGAGCCACGACCTCGACCCCGAGCGGCGCGGCACGTTCGTCGCGCGCATGCGCGACGATCTCGAGCGGCTCGATCACACCGTCGACCAGGTGCTCGCCGCCGCGCGCGCCGAGGAGCGCAGCGCGCGCCCGCCCGGCCGCGTCGCGCTCGCGCCGCTGCTCGCGGGCTGCGTCGAGGACGTGCGCGAGCGCAACCGCCTGCCGGCCGAGGCCGTGCGCGTCGTGCGCGAGGCCGCGTCGGTCGTGCGCGGCGACGCCGCGGAGCTCGGCATCGTGTTCCGCAACCTGCTGCAGAACGCGATCCAGTACTCGCACGACCCCGTCGAGGTGCGCGTCGGCGTGCGCGACGTCGGCGACGGCCGGGTGCGTGTCGAGATCGAGGACAACGGCATTGGCATCCCGCCGACCGAGCTCCGCAAGATCTTCCAGCGCTTCTACCGCGCGGGGAGGGACGTGCAGCGGCGCGCGGCCGGGCTCGGGCTCGGGCTGTTCATCGTGCGCGGCCTCCTGCGCCGGCAGGGCGGCCGCGTCGTCGCCGAGTCGGCGGGCGCGGGGCAGGGAAGCCGCTTCGTCGTGACGCTGCGCGCCGCGCCGCGCGGCGAGGCGTGA
- a CDS encoding response regulator transcription factor, producing MARVLVVEDELHLAEGLQFNLEAEGHEVEVLGDGALAAQRLASEGAPLDLVLLDVMLPGMSGFEVARRARAAGNFVPILMLTAKDEVADRVRGLEEGADDYLAKPFRLEELLARVRGLLRRRRWDGGLGESTAPREVRFGDVTVHFDRFEIATPRGTARITTREAGLLRALIDREGEAVTRGELLEDVWGLRPDTRTRVVDSFVVRLRRYVEPDPSRPRHIVSVRGHGYRFVR from the coding sequence GTGGCGCGCGTGCTCGTCGTCGAGGACGAGCTGCATCTCGCGGAGGGGCTGCAATTCAACCTCGAAGCGGAAGGGCACGAGGTCGAGGTGCTCGGCGACGGCGCGCTCGCGGCGCAGCGGCTCGCGAGCGAGGGCGCGCCGCTCGACCTCGTGCTGCTCGACGTGATGCTGCCCGGCATGAGCGGCTTCGAGGTCGCGCGGCGCGCGCGCGCGGCGGGCAACTTCGTCCCCATCCTCATGCTCACCGCGAAGGACGAGGTCGCCGACCGCGTGCGCGGCCTCGAGGAAGGGGCGGACGACTATCTCGCGAAGCCGTTCCGGCTCGAGGAGCTGCTCGCGCGCGTGCGCGGGCTGCTGCGCCGACGCCGCTGGGACGGCGGCCTCGGCGAGTCGACGGCGCCGCGCGAGGTCCGGTTCGGCGACGTCACCGTGCACTTCGATCGCTTCGAGATCGCGACGCCGCGCGGCACGGCGCGCATCACGACACGCGAGGCCGGCCTGCTGCGCGCGCTGATCGATCGCGAGGGCGAGGCCGTGACGCGCGGCGAGCTGCTCGAGGACGTCTGGGGGCTCCGGCCCGACACGCGCACGCGCGTCGTCGACAGCTTCGTCGTGCGGCTGCGTCGCTACGTCGAGCCCGATCCTTCACGGCCGCGTCACATCGTGTCCGTGCGCGGACACGGCTATCGCTTCGTGCGCTGA
- a CDS encoding PAC2 family protein has protein sequence MTGAIRFQVHPALDDPVLVLAFGGWSDASEAASSALAFVNDAIQSVALAELDPEEFYDFTVARPHVELDGDGERRIVWPSTEFRFGHAGNVELVTGLGSEPHLRWRTFCDAVAALAEGVHAHRVVLLGSFLSDVVYSRPVEVTGFASDPADLERLGVGLSGYEGPTGIVGVLGDRLQRDGREVVSLWACLPHYLSTSPNPRGALALVDRLSAYLGVSFDDGALRAEAEEFEKRVNEIVAADPELSEYVRQLKKRDFAQ, from the coding sequence GTGACGGGGGCAATCCGATTCCAGGTCCATCCTGCGCTCGACGACCCGGTGCTCGTGCTGGCGTTCGGCGGCTGGAGCGACGCGAGCGAGGCCGCGAGCAGCGCGCTCGCGTTCGTGAACGACGCGATCCAGTCCGTCGCGCTCGCCGAGCTCGACCCGGAGGAGTTCTACGACTTCACCGTCGCGCGCCCGCACGTCGAGCTCGACGGCGACGGCGAGCGCCGCATCGTGTGGCCGAGCACCGAGTTCCGCTTCGGACACGCCGGCAACGTCGAGCTCGTGACGGGGCTCGGCAGCGAGCCGCACCTGCGCTGGCGCACCTTCTGCGACGCCGTCGCCGCGCTGGCCGAGGGCGTGCACGCGCACCGCGTCGTGCTGCTCGGCTCCTTCCTCTCCGACGTCGTCTACTCGCGGCCCGTCGAGGTGACGGGCTTCGCGAGCGACCCCGCCGATCTCGAGCGGCTGGGCGTCGGCCTCTCCGGCTACGAGGGCCCGACCGGCATCGTCGGCGTGCTCGGCGACCGCCTGCAGCGCGACGGCCGCGAGGTCGTCTCGCTCTGGGCCTGCCTGCCGCACTACCTGAGCACGTCGCCCAACCCGCGCGGCGCGCTCGCGCTGGTCGACCGCCTCTCGGCCTATCTCGGCGTCTCGTTCGACGACGGCGCGCTGCGCGCCGAGGCCGAGGAGTTCGAGAAGCGCGTCAACGAGATCGTCGCCGCCGACCCGGAGCTCAGCGAGTACGTCCGCCAGCTCAAGAAGCGCGACTTCGCACAGTAG
- a CDS encoding acyl-CoA dehydrogenase family protein, which translates to MAISFEPTENTKTARAHFHRIAHEQMRPISRTYDDREHEPPREWIDFWWSEGRKGAPVDASQPTDGFVTVCVQAEELCFGDAGLYLRMPTPALGGSAVSAAGTPEQRDQFLSAFRSDGHPIWGAMAITEPEAGSDSAAIQTTADFDEATREWVLNGTKIFCTAGEGASQVEGGFVVVWATVDRSAGRGGIKSFVVPALTPGMKLVGTEDKLGIRASDTATLVFENCRVPEANLLGRREVRKQDPKQSGDKGFKGAMATFDASRPIVAAMAVGVGRAALDFVVEELERQGVRLRHDAPRHELTAIERDVLEMQAELQAARLLTWRAAKMISSGTPNNLEASMAKAKAGLAVTQITQKAVELLGPLGYSKKLLVEKWMRDAKINDIYEGTQQINQLIIARRILGYSSSLLR; encoded by the coding sequence ATGGCGATCTCCTTCGAGCCCACCGAGAACACGAAGACCGCGCGCGCGCACTTCCACCGCATCGCGCACGAGCAGATGCGCCCGATCTCGCGCACGTACGACGACCGCGAGCACGAGCCGCCGCGCGAGTGGATCGACTTCTGGTGGAGCGAGGGGCGCAAGGGCGCGCCCGTCGACGCGAGCCAGCCGACCGACGGCTTCGTCACCGTGTGCGTGCAGGCGGAAGAGCTCTGCTTCGGCGACGCGGGCCTCTACCTGCGCATGCCGACGCCGGCGCTCGGCGGCTCGGCGGTGAGCGCCGCGGGCACGCCCGAGCAGCGCGACCAGTTCCTCTCCGCGTTCCGCTCCGACGGCCACCCGATCTGGGGCGCGATGGCGATCACGGAGCCCGAGGCGGGCTCGGACTCGGCGGCGATCCAGACGACGGCCGACTTCGACGAAGCGACGCGCGAGTGGGTGCTGAACGGCACGAAGATCTTCTGCACCGCGGGCGAGGGCGCGTCGCAGGTCGAGGGCGGCTTCGTCGTCGTGTGGGCGACGGTCGACCGGAGCGCGGGCCGCGGCGGCATCAAGAGCTTCGTCGTCCCCGCGCTCACGCCCGGCATGAAGCTCGTCGGCACCGAGGACAAGCTCGGCATCCGCGCGTCGGACACGGCGACGCTCGTGTTCGAGAACTGCCGCGTGCCCGAGGCCAACCTGCTCGGCCGCCGCGAGGTCCGGAAGCAGGACCCGAAGCAGAGCGGCGACAAGGGCTTCAAGGGCGCGATGGCGACGTTCGACGCGAGCCGCCCGATCGTCGCGGCGATGGCCGTCGGCGTCGGGCGCGCGGCGCTCGACTTCGTCGTCGAGGAGCTCGAGCGCCAGGGCGTGCGACTGCGGCACGACGCACCGCGCCACGAGCTGACGGCGATCGAGCGCGACGTCCTCGAGATGCAGGCCGAGCTGCAGGCCGCGCGCCTCCTCACCTGGCGCGCCGCCAAGATGATCAGCTCGGGGACGCCCAACAACCTCGAGGCGTCGATGGCCAAGGCGAAGGCCGGCCTCGCCGTCACGCAGATCACGCAGAAGGCCGTCGAGCTGCTCGGCCCGCTCGGCTATTCGAAGAAGCTGCTCGTCGAGAAGTGGATGCGCGATGCCAAGATCAACGACATCTACGAAGGCACGCAGCAGATCAACCAGCTCATCATCGCGCGCCGGATCCTCGGCTACTCGTCGTCCCTCCTGCGCTAG
- a CDS encoding acyl-CoA dehydrogenase family protein: protein MIDFEPDEEQALIRETVRQFAQNEVRPKARACDEARAVDTAVLEAAHELGLVANALPEECGGGGARSAVTGCLVAEELAWGDLSLALAILSPSLLGFPVADLGTPEQRAQLLPGVLGDRPAPGSLAWVEPRFAFDPLHPHTTAKRDGGDVVLDGAKCFVPWQDGLAHVVVVARDEGLAAFAVPTDAPGLTATREANMGLQALPTAEVALAGVRVPASARLGGDAAGTAAVRALLDRGRVALAACAVGVARASYEVALEYAKERKAFGVPIATKQAIAFKLADMATEIDATRLLAWEAAWRLDQGLDASREAVLAIGKAQRMVLAVADGAVQVFGGHGYTREYLPEMHLRNARGFSTFEALTLV from the coding sequence ATGATCGACTTCGAGCCGGACGAGGAGCAGGCGCTCATCCGCGAGACGGTGCGCCAGTTCGCGCAGAACGAGGTGCGACCGAAGGCGCGCGCGTGCGACGAGGCGCGCGCCGTCGACACCGCGGTGCTCGAGGCCGCGCACGAGCTCGGGCTCGTCGCCAACGCGCTCCCCGAGGAGTGCGGCGGCGGCGGCGCGCGCAGCGCCGTCACCGGCTGCCTCGTCGCGGAGGAGCTCGCCTGGGGCGACCTCTCGCTCGCGCTCGCGATCCTCTCGCCGTCGCTGCTCGGCTTCCCCGTCGCCGACCTCGGCACGCCCGAGCAGCGCGCGCAGCTCCTGCCCGGCGTGCTCGGCGATCGTCCTGCGCCGGGCTCGCTCGCGTGGGTCGAGCCGCGCTTCGCGTTCGACCCGCTGCACCCGCACACGACGGCGAAGCGCGACGGCGGCGACGTCGTGCTCGACGGCGCCAAGTGCTTCGTGCCCTGGCAGGACGGGCTCGCGCACGTCGTCGTCGTCGCGCGCGACGAGGGGCTCGCGGCCTTCGCCGTGCCGACGGACGCGCCCGGGCTCACCGCGACGCGCGAGGCGAACATGGGCCTGCAGGCGCTGCCGACGGCCGAGGTCGCGCTCGCGGGCGTGCGCGTGCCGGCGAGCGCGCGGCTCGGCGGCGATGCGGCGGGCACGGCAGCGGTGCGGGCGCTCCTCGACCGCGGGCGCGTCGCGCTCGCGGCGTGCGCGGTCGGCGTCGCGCGCGCGTCCTACGAGGTGGCGCTCGAGTACGCGAAGGAGCGCAAGGCGTTCGGCGTGCCGATCGCGACGAAGCAGGCGATCGCGTTCAAGCTCGCGGACATGGCGACGGAGATCGACGCGACGCGCCTGCTCGCGTGGGAGGCCGCGTGGCGCCTCGACCAGGGGCTCGACGCGTCGCGCGAGGCCGTGCTCGCGATCGGCAAGGCGCAGCGCATGGTGCTCGCGGTGGCGGACGGCGCCGTGCAGGTGTTCGGCGGCCACGGCTACACGCGCGAGTACCTGCCCGAGATGCACCTGCGCAACGCGCGCGGCTTCTCGACCTTCGAAGCCCTGACGCTCGTCTGA
- a CDS encoding acetyl-CoA C-acetyltransferase has product MPEAWIIDAVRTPRGKGKPETGGLYGIHPQELLAQCLNGLRERAGFDPADVEDVVAGIVSAVKDQGGCLARMAALAAGWPVESATGVTLNRYCGSGQQAVNFAAMGVMSGQQDLVIGGGVESMSRVPMGSDGSKMHGGNPHLIELHPQVPQGISADIIAAKEGFSRADLDAYAAESQRRCDVARREGRYASLIPARGLDGQVVLAEDEHPRAGTTVESLGKLPASFEALGAHVAKGETRSLDEMALTRYPELGSIPHVHTAGNSSGIVDGASAVLLASPDYARAHGLRPRARILATATTGSEPVIMLTAPSTAVPKVLKKAGMTIGDIDLVEINEAFAAIPLKTMRDTGMDPEKVNVNGGAIALGHPLGATGGMLIGTVLDELERRDRTTGLVTMCIGGGMGIATVLERI; this is encoded by the coding sequence ATGCCCGAAGCCTGGATCATCGACGCCGTGCGCACGCCGCGCGGCAAGGGCAAGCCCGAGACGGGCGGACTGTACGGCATCCATCCCCAGGAGCTGCTCGCGCAGTGCCTGAACGGCCTGCGCGAGCGCGCCGGCTTCGACCCCGCGGACGTCGAGGACGTCGTCGCCGGCATCGTGAGCGCGGTGAAGGACCAGGGCGGCTGTCTCGCGCGCATGGCCGCACTCGCGGCCGGGTGGCCGGTCGAGTCGGCGACGGGCGTGACGCTCAACCGCTACTGCGGCTCGGGCCAGCAGGCCGTCAACTTCGCGGCGATGGGCGTGATGTCGGGCCAGCAGGATCTCGTGATCGGCGGCGGCGTCGAGTCGATGAGCCGCGTCCCGATGGGCAGCGACGGCTCGAAGATGCACGGCGGCAACCCGCACCTGATCGAGCTCCACCCGCAGGTGCCGCAGGGCATCTCGGCCGACATCATCGCCGCGAAGGAGGGCTTCTCGCGCGCCGACCTCGACGCCTATGCCGCCGAGAGCCAGCGACGCTGCGACGTCGCGCGCAGGGAAGGACGTTATGCGAGCCTGATCCCGGCGCGCGGCCTCGACGGCCAGGTCGTGCTCGCCGAGGACGAGCACCCGCGCGCCGGCACGACCGTCGAGAGCCTCGGCAAGCTCCCGGCGTCGTTCGAAGCGCTCGGCGCGCACGTCGCCAAGGGCGAGACGCGCTCGCTCGACGAGATGGCGCTCACCCGGTACCCGGAGCTCGGCTCCATCCCGCACGTGCACACCGCGGGCAACTCGTCGGGCATCGTCGACGGCGCGAGCGCCGTGCTCCTCGCGTCGCCCGACTACGCGCGCGCACACGGACTGCGCCCGCGCGCGCGCATCCTCGCGACGGCGACCACCGGCAGCGAGCCCGTCATCATGCTCACCGCGCCGTCGACCGCGGTGCCGAAGGTGCTGAAGAAGGCCGGCATGACGATCGGCGACATCGACCTGGTCGAGATCAACGAGGCGTTCGCCGCGATCCCGCTCAAGACCATGCGCGACACCGGGATGGATCCGGAGAAGGTCAACGTGAACGGCGGCGCGATCGCGCTCGGGCACCCGCTCGGCGCGACCGGCGGCATGCTGATCGGGACCGTGCTCGACGAGCTCGAGCGGCGCGACCGCACGACGGGCCTCGTCACCATGTGCATCGGCGGCGGCATGGGCATCGCGACCGTGCTCGAGCGCATCTAG
- a CDS encoding zinc ABC transporter substrate-binding protein, producing the protein MGERAVDAAGRSSAARARRRGGAPRAVRDARARAAARPFVAVALAFVLAVALGVALAGCDRAAPSADARPVVAVSVLPQQWVVERLAGDRVRVVVMLPPGANEATYEPSISQMRALDRAVLYVKVGHPRFAFERAWLDALLADAEGVRVVDGAAGIELAPGDPHYWLVPRHVATMAASVARALADALPAERAAIDARLEGLRRDAEALDAELRARLAPVRGRTFLVFHPAFGYLAREYGLVQVAIEDEGKEPDAHELARLVARARDEGVRVIFVQPQFDRAAAQTIADEVGARLEVLDPLAPDWDDNLRRVARALAEGLAS; encoded by the coding sequence GTGGGGGAGCGAGCCGTGGACGCGGCGGGCAGGAGTTCGGCGGCGCGCGCGCGACGCCGCGGCGGCGCGCCGCGGGCGGTCCGCGACGCGCGCGCGCGCGCGGCGGCCCGTCCGTTCGTCGCGGTCGCGCTCGCCTTCGTGCTCGCCGTCGCGCTCGGTGTGGCGCTCGCCGGCTGCGACCGCGCCGCGCCGAGTGCGGATGCGCGGCCGGTCGTCGCCGTCTCCGTGCTTCCGCAGCAGTGGGTGGTCGAGCGGCTCGCGGGCGACCGCGTCCGGGTCGTCGTGATGCTGCCGCCCGGTGCGAACGAGGCGACCTACGAGCCCTCGATCTCGCAGATGCGCGCGCTCGATCGCGCCGTCCTCTACGTGAAGGTCGGCCACCCGCGCTTCGCGTTCGAGCGGGCCTGGCTCGACGCGCTGCTCGCGGATGCCGAAGGCGTGCGCGTCGTCGACGGCGCGGCGGGCATCGAGCTCGCGCCCGGCGACCCGCACTACTGGCTCGTGCCGCGCCACGTCGCGACGATGGCGGCCTCCGTCGCGCGCGCGCTCGCCGATGCGCTGCCCGCCGAGCGCGCCGCGATCGACGCCCGCCTCGAGGGCCTGCGTCGCGACGCCGAGGCGCTCGACGCCGAGCTGCGCGCGCGGCTCGCCCCGGTGCGGGGGCGCACCTTCCTCGTCTTCCACCCCGCGTTCGGCTATCTCGCGCGCGAGTACGGGCTCGTGCAGGTCGCGATCGAGGACGAGGGCAAGGAGCCCGACGCGCACGAGCTGGCGCGCCTCGTCGCGCGCGCGCGCGACGAGGGCGTGCGCGTGATCTTCGTGCAGCCGCAGTTCGATCGCGCGGCCGCGCAGACGATCGCCGACGAGGTCGGCGCGCGGCTCGAGGTGCTCGACCCGCTCGCGCCCGACTGGGACGACAACCTGCGCCGCGTCGCGCGCGCGCTCGCGGAGGGACTCGCCTCGTGA
- a CDS encoding ABC transporter ATP-binding protein, with translation MTDAAPPPCVELDRVSVSRGGRPVLEDVTLRIAANDYLAILGPNGSGKSTLLKVILGLIEPDAGRVRVFGAPPRRARGRVGYVPQRATFDLDFPIRVRDVVSMGRLAGLGLARLGRFARDDREAADAALERVEMAALADRPIGALSGGQLQRVLIARALAQRPRLLLLDEPTSSLDERIGRSVWELFEELSAEMAIVVVSHDIGAISRSVRSVACLNRHLFAHPSRQLTSDVIEAAYGCPIDLVAHGHPHRVLADHDGAGAPHGEG, from the coding sequence GTGACGGACGCCGCGCCGCCGCCCTGCGTCGAGCTCGATCGCGTGAGCGTCTCGCGCGGCGGGCGCCCCGTGCTCGAGGACGTGACGCTGCGCATCGCGGCGAACGACTACCTCGCGATCCTCGGCCCGAACGGGAGCGGCAAGAGCACGCTGCTCAAGGTGATCCTCGGGCTGATCGAGCCCGACGCGGGCCGCGTGCGCGTGTTCGGCGCGCCGCCGCGGCGCGCGCGCGGGCGCGTCGGCTACGTCCCGCAGCGCGCCACGTTCGACCTCGACTTCCCGATCCGCGTGCGCGACGTCGTCTCGATGGGCCGGCTCGCGGGGCTCGGCCTCGCGCGCCTCGGCCGCTTCGCGCGCGACGATCGCGAGGCCGCCGACGCGGCGCTCGAGCGCGTCGAGATGGCGGCGCTCGCCGACCGGCCGATCGGCGCGCTCTCGGGCGGCCAGCTGCAGCGCGTGCTGATCGCGCGCGCGCTCGCGCAGCGGCCGCGGCTGCTCCTGCTCGACGAGCCGACGTCGAGCCTCGACGAGCGCATCGGGCGCAGCGTCTGGGAGCTCTTCGAAGAGCTCTCCGCGGAGATGGCGATCGTGGTGGTCTCGCACGACATCGGGGCGATCTCGCGCAGCGTGCGCAGCGTCGCGTGCCTGAACCGCCACCTCTTCGCGCACCCGTCGCGGCAGCTCACCTCCGACGTGATCGAGGCGGCCTACGGCTGTCCCATCGATCTCGTCGCGCACGGGCATCCGCACCGCGTGCTGGCCGACCACGACGGCGCCGGCGCGCCGCACGGGGAGGGGTGA
- a CDS encoding metal ABC transporter permease, translated as MAEALALPFFQRVLVAGLLASVACGVIGAYVVARRIASLSGGLAHAAFGGVGLGYLVGVAPMAGAAGFALVAALVVGFAERRMRSGLDALITMVWSVGMALGVVFVALAPGYAPDLMSYLFGSLLFAPWSYVAVVAGLDVAILGAVVLFHPYFEAVCFDEEFAEATGVPTEPLFLALLALAALAIVTLIRVVGAVLAIGLLTIPAATARRFADGLRPMMVLAVAICAACTTGGLFLSYGLAERFGVSIPPGPLVVLLAAAGYALSGVAVRLRARA; from the coding sequence GTGGCCGAGGCGCTCGCCCTCCCGTTCTTCCAGCGCGTGCTCGTGGCCGGGCTGCTCGCGAGCGTCGCGTGCGGCGTGATCGGCGCCTACGTGGTGGCCCGGCGCATCGCGTCGCTCTCCGGGGGGCTCGCGCACGCGGCGTTCGGCGGCGTCGGCCTCGGCTACCTCGTGGGCGTCGCGCCGATGGCGGGGGCGGCGGGGTTCGCGCTCGTGGCCGCGCTCGTCGTCGGCTTCGCCGAGCGTCGCATGCGCTCGGGGCTCGACGCGCTGATCACGATGGTGTGGTCGGTCGGCATGGCGCTCGGCGTCGTGTTCGTCGCGCTCGCGCCCGGCTATGCGCCGGACCTCATGAGCTACCTGTTCGGGAGCCTGCTCTTCGCGCCCTGGAGCTACGTCGCCGTGGTCGCCGGGCTCGACGTCGCGATCCTCGGCGCGGTCGTGCTCTTCCATCCCTACTTCGAGGCCGTCTGCTTCGACGAGGAGTTCGCCGAGGCGACCGGCGTGCCCACCGAGCCGCTCTTCCTCGCGCTGCTCGCGCTCGCGGCGCTCGCGATCGTGACCTTGATCCGCGTGGTCGGCGCGGTGCTCGCGATCGGCCTGCTCACGATCCCGGCCGCCACGGCGCGCCGCTTCGCGGACGGCCTGCGGCCCATGATGGTGCTCGCGGTCGCGATCTGCGCGGCGTGCACGACGGGCGGGCTCTTCCTCTCGTACGGCCTCGCCGAGCGCTTCGGCGTGTCGATTCCGCCCGGGCCGCTGGTCGTGCTGCTGGCGGCTGCGGGCTACGCGCTGTCGGGCGTCGCGGTGCGGCTGCGCGCGCGCGCCTAA
- a CDS encoding cytochrome c3 family protein: MNQRIDRWLERSGVARPGSEIAPRQGGLAGRRSAVVLAATSLAAALVLAPGVGSSAGSEHGDEAAAPAKGPVHVATSVCDAQRLKAAKAEDPRIQIEIPAEFNKPWPSLSACESHDATWDERADGPMQPIPFSHKHHAGQFQIDCQYCHSATDRSRAAGMPSVEVCMGCHAQFPKEYDELEGIRILKQHWEEKTPVVWKQIHRLPEHVKFRHNRHVQAGVACQKCHGPVEEIDKMHLVPDTKWWFYGLPTQKLEMGWCIQCHRDNNQQATQDCLACHY; the protein is encoded by the coding sequence ATGAATCAACGAATCGACCGGTGGCTTGAGAGGTCGGGCGTCGCCCGGCCGGGGTCGGAGATCGCTCCGCGCCAGGGCGGGCTCGCGGGGCGTCGCTCCGCCGTCGTCCTCGCCGCGACGTCGCTCGCGGCGGCCCTCGTGCTCGCACCGGGCGTCGGGAGCTCGGCCGGCAGCGAGCACGGCGACGAGGCGGCCGCTCCGGCGAAGGGGCCCGTGCACGTCGCCACCAGCGTCTGCGACGCGCAGCGGCTCAAGGCGGCGAAGGCCGAGGACCCGCGCATCCAGATCGAGATCCCGGCCGAGTTCAACAAGCCGTGGCCGTCGCTCTCCGCGTGCGAGTCGCACGACGCGACGTGGGACGAGCGCGCCGATGGCCCCATGCAGCCGATCCCGTTCAGCCACAAGCACCACGCGGGCCAGTTCCAGATCGACTGCCAGTACTGCCACTCCGCGACGGACCGCTCGCGCGCGGCGGGCATGCCCTCGGTCGAGGTCTGCATGGGCTGCCACGCGCAGTTCCCGAAGGAGTACGACGAGCTCGAGGGCATCCGCATCCTGAAGCAGCACTGGGAGGAGAAGACGCCCGTCGTCTGGAAGCAGATCCACCGCCTCCCCGAGCACGTGAAGTTCCGGCACAACCGCCACGTGCAGGCGGGCGTCGCGTGCCAGAAGTGCCACGGGCCGGTCGAGGAGATCGACAAGATGCACCTCGTGCCCGACACGAAGTGGTGGTTCTACGGGCTGCCCACGCAGAAGCTCGAGATGGGCTG